One stretch of Pigmentiphaga aceris DNA includes these proteins:
- a CDS encoding sulfurtransferase — MFTTLISPADLAAHLNDPSWRIVDVRHDLANKAAGGDAFRQSRIPGALFLDAETQLAGVHTGTNGRHPLPSRDDFAALIAQAGIGDDTQVVVYDASGGMFAARLWWMLRWIGHDKVAVLDGGFPAWQADGHPVDQVALDVDASRRLPGPGATSLSIRPPLVDTVDADAVLANLTQPAFAVLDARAAPRYRGEVEPMDPVAGHIPGALNRPYTDNLNADQRFKSAEQLREVFSGVLAGRSPQYLVHQCGSGITACHNLLAMEVAGLSGSRLYPGSWSEWCSDSTRPVAKG, encoded by the coding sequence ATGTTCACCACGCTGATCTCGCCTGCCGATCTGGCAGCGCACCTGAATGACCCAAGCTGGCGCATTGTCGATGTGCGTCATGATCTCGCCAACAAAGCCGCCGGCGGCGACGCGTTTCGCCAGTCGCGGATTCCGGGCGCGCTGTTCCTGGACGCCGAAACCCAGCTGGCCGGCGTACACACGGGCACCAATGGCCGCCACCCCCTGCCGAGCCGCGATGATTTCGCTGCGCTGATTGCCCAGGCCGGTATCGGTGACGACACCCAAGTCGTGGTCTACGACGCAAGCGGCGGCATGTTCGCCGCCCGCCTGTGGTGGATGCTGCGCTGGATCGGCCACGACAAGGTGGCAGTGCTCGATGGCGGCTTCCCCGCCTGGCAGGCCGACGGCCACCCCGTTGACCAAGTTGCGCTGGATGTAGACGCCTCGCGCCGACTGCCCGGCCCGGGTGCCACCAGCCTGTCGATTCGTCCGCCGCTGGTTGATACCGTGGACGCCGACGCGGTGCTGGCCAACCTGACGCAGCCCGCATTTGCCGTGCTGGACGCACGCGCCGCCCCGCGCTATCGCGGCGAAGTGGAACCCATGGACCCGGTCGCCGGCCACATTCCCGGCGCGCTGAATCGTCCCTACACCGACAACCTGAACGCCGACCAGCGCTTCAAGTCCGCAGAACAACTGCGTGAAGTCTTCTCCGGCGTGCTGGCAGGCCGCAGCCCGCAATACCTGGTTCACCAGTGCGGCTCTGGCATCACCGCTTGCCACAACCTGCTGGCCATGGAAGTGGCCGGGCTGAGCGGCTCGCGCCTGTATCCCGGCTCGTGGAGCGAGTGGTGCTCCGATTCCACCCGCCCGGTAGCAAAGGGCTGA
- a CDS encoding bestrophin family protein, with protein MIVRPRPHWLRLIFVVRGSILRDIAPQLLLTTAFATLVTYLHGQVFLWKVPLNFVPFSLIGLTLAIFLGFRNNTSYARYWEARQLWGALLVETRTLARQALSLTDNPQDAPVLINQLTAFVHALRHQLRGTDPSADLARLLPAESCTRLAQARNKSAVLLLMMGDWMGEQRRRGHLAPALAQAMERPLGRLGAAFGGCERIASTPIPFTYSVIVHRTIYAYCVLLPFGLIDSISTMTPVIVAFIAYTFFALEALGAEIEEPFGLAANDLALDAMCWNIEDNLRESLGLTSLPPLPNAQSVIRT; from the coding sequence ATGATCGTCCGTCCCCGTCCTCATTGGTTGCGCCTGATTTTTGTCGTGCGCGGCTCGATCCTGCGCGACATTGCCCCGCAACTGCTGCTGACCACCGCCTTTGCCACCTTGGTCACCTATCTGCATGGCCAGGTGTTCCTGTGGAAAGTGCCACTGAACTTCGTGCCCTTCTCGCTGATCGGCCTGACCTTGGCGATTTTCCTGGGCTTTCGCAACAACACCAGCTACGCGCGGTACTGGGAGGCCCGCCAGTTATGGGGCGCGCTACTGGTTGAAACACGCACGCTGGCACGCCAGGCCCTGAGCCTGACGGACAATCCCCAAGACGCCCCCGTGCTGATCAATCAGCTGACGGCTTTTGTCCATGCGCTGCGGCATCAGCTTCGGGGTACCGACCCCAGTGCGGACCTGGCCAGACTGCTGCCCGCCGAGTCCTGTACCCGACTGGCACAAGCGCGCAACAAGTCTGCCGTGCTGTTGTTGATGATGGGCGACTGGATGGGCGAACAACGACGGCGTGGGCACTTGGCGCCCGCGCTGGCACAAGCAATGGAGCGCCCGCTGGGCAGACTGGGCGCGGCCTTTGGTGGCTGCGAACGCATTGCCAGCACGCCGATTCCGTTCACGTACTCGGTCATCGTGCATCGCACGATCTACGCGTATTGCGTGTTGCTGCCCTTTGGCCTGATCGATTCGATCAGCACCATGACACCCGTGATCGTTGCCTTCATTGCGTACACGTTTTTTGCGCTCGAAGCCCTGGGGGCCGAGATCGAAGAACCCTTCGGCCTGGCGGCCAACGACCTGGCCTTGGATGCGATGTGCTGGAACATCGAAGACAACCTGCGCGAATCGCTGGGGCTGACGTCCTTGCCGCCGTTGCCGAATGCCCAGAGCGTGATCAGGACGTAA
- a CDS encoding DMT family transporter yields MQALWMLFASVMFAIMGASVKLAAAGLPLPEVVLMRGLPIVIVLLIWARRSGRSLIPPSWRLHAVRNISGIASMWMSFYAISHLSLATATSLSYTSPLFIAAWVMWRSNTRDSLRIAALFIGFIGVLILLRPSVTEDQWVPAMIGLAGGALMAVAYLGLRVLGQAGEPEWRTVFYFALSASLSGLVMLPVTGWVSPGMDGWLALLSMAGSGMLGQFAVTRAFGRGSALLSAALQYSTIVFSAGLGYLFWNDAPDALGWAGMGLIVLAGLISTWCTRRDKGKA; encoded by the coding sequence ATGCAAGCGCTCTGGATGCTGTTCGCCTCGGTGATGTTTGCCATCATGGGCGCTTCCGTCAAACTGGCCGCCGCCGGCCTGCCGCTCCCCGAAGTCGTGTTGATGCGCGGCCTGCCCATCGTGATCGTGCTGCTGATCTGGGCGCGCCGCAGCGGACGCAGCCTGATTCCACCCAGCTGGCGCTTGCACGCCGTGCGCAATATCTCTGGCATTGCCAGCATGTGGATGTCGTTCTACGCCATCTCGCATCTGTCGCTGGCCACCGCAACCTCGCTTTCCTACACCTCGCCGCTGTTCATCGCCGCGTGGGTCATGTGGCGCAGCAACACCCGCGACAGCTTGCGCATCGCAGCCTTGTTCATCGGTTTCATCGGTGTGCTGATCCTGCTGCGACCCAGCGTGACGGAAGATCAATGGGTACCCGCCATGATCGGGCTGGCCGGGGGCGCGCTGATGGCCGTGGCCTATTTGGGGCTGCGGGTGCTGGGACAAGCAGGCGAACCCGAATGGCGAACGGTGTTCTATTTCGCGTTGTCGGCGTCGCTGTCGGGCCTGGTCATGCTGCCAGTCACCGGCTGGGTATCGCCCGGCATGGACGGCTGGCTGGCTTTGCTCAGCATGGCGGGCAGCGGCATGTTGGGTCAGTTCGCCGTCACGCGCGCTTTTGGGCGCGGGTCGGCCTTGCTGTCAGCCGCGCTGCAGTATTCGACCATCGTGTTCTCGGCAGGCCTGGGTTATCTGTTCTGGAACGATGCACCCGATGCGCTTGGCTGGGCCGGCATGGGATTGATCGTGCTGGCCGGGTTAATCTCGACATGGTGTACCCGTCGCGACAAAGGCAAGGCGTAA
- a CDS encoding PIN domain-containing protein produces the protein MSSVLRPLLLDLADAGCFQPVWSARIGDEWRRNAARIWQIPPETLQAQWDAMNARFPDADAGEFSAYEVGLKYSDPKDVHVIAAGLARRARAAVRPAETRVLTWNLKDFDRSELRRAGMEVRDPDRQLFEWWERDATLVGKALARVPDYTRELGRPGEELAVTLKRERLYRLAKRC, from the coding sequence GCGTCCGCTGTTGCTGGACCTGGCCGATGCGGGATGCTTCCAGCCCGTTTGGAGCGCGCGCATCGGCGATGAGTGGCGGCGCAATGCTGCCCGTATCTGGCAGATCCCCCCGGAAACCCTGCAAGCCCAATGGGACGCGATGAACGCGCGTTTTCCTGATGCGGATGCGGGCGAATTCAGTGCTTATGAGGTCGGGCTGAAGTATTCGGATCCCAAGGACGTGCATGTGATTGCGGCAGGACTTGCGCGCCGTGCCCGTGCGGCGGTGCGGCCGGCTGAAACCCGGGTGCTGACCTGGAACCTGAAGGACTTCGATCGCAGTGAATTGCGTCGGGCGGGCATGGAAGTGCGTGACCCGGACCGGCAGTTGTTCGAATGGTGGGAACGAGATGCCACGCTGGTTGGCAAGGCCTTGGCACGTGTGCCCGACTACACCCGCGAGCTGGGTCGGCCGGGTGAGGAATTGGCTGTGACCTTGAAGCGGGAACGCTTGTATCGGTTGGCAAAGCGGTGTTGA